In Carassius auratus strain Wakin chromosome 46, ASM336829v1, whole genome shotgun sequence, the following proteins share a genomic window:
- the LOC113064196 gene encoding glycerol-3-phosphate acyltransferase 3-like: MDGAWDIAFVLFQMWLSIVVGLIMLPAMFGMSLGFTDIYIKVLVKILEWATLRIQRGLKEQPTLPSQSANGIIKKDDGSMEEEIGELRRSHPKNLAGADFTLCDAFNFCKKGIENIVEDQVTQRFTSEELASWNLLTRTNNNFRYISVRLTIIWGLGVFIRYFILLPLRITLAVIGLSWLVIGTNLVGLLPSSTVKNWLSDLVHITCYRICARALSATIRYHNKENRPKKGGICVANHTSPIDVVILANDGCYAMVGQVHEGPMGVIQRSMVRSCPHVWFERSENKDRHAVAKRLKDHIADKTKLPILIFPEGTCINNTSVMMFKKGSFEIGGTIYPVAIKYDPQFGDAFWNSAKYNIVSYILRMMTSWAIVCNVWYLPPMTRQDGEDAVHFANRVKSAIAQQASLVNLSWDGGLKREKVKESLKNEQKKNYSRTIKGL; encoded by the exons ATGGATGGTGCTTGGGACATTGCATTCGTGCTCTTCCAGATGTGGCTGTCTATAGTAGTGGGGCTGATCATGTTACCTGCTATGTTTGGCATGTCCCTGGGCTTCACAGATATCTACATCAAGGTGCTGGTTAAGATACTGGAG TGGGCGACTCTCAGGATCCAAAGAGGACTGAAGGAACAGCCAACACTGCCATCACAGTCAGCCAATG GGATCATCAAGAAAGATGATGGCTCTATGGAGGAGGAGATCGGAGAGCTGCGACGATCCCATCCTAAAAATCTGGCGGGGGCAGACTTTACACTGTGTGATGCCTTCAATTTCTGTAAGAAAGGCATTGAGAACATTGTTGAGGATCAGGTGACTCAGCGCTTCACGTCGGAGGAACTGGCTTCTTGGAACCTCCTCACGCGGACCAACAACAACTTTCGTTATATCAGTGTGCGGCTCACCATCATATGGGGCCTGGGAGTTTTTATACGTTACTTTATCTTGTTGCCTCTCAG GATCACATTGGCTGTTATCGGATTGAGTTGGTTGGTGATAGGAACTAATCTTGTTGGATTGCTTCCTAGCAGCAC TGTGAAGAACTGGCTCAGTGATTTGGTTCATATTACATGCTACAGAATATGTGCCAGAGCCCTGTCTGCTACCATCCGCTATCATAATAA AGAGAACCGGCCAAAAAAAGGAGGTATCTGTGTTGCCAACCACACCTCCCCGATTGATGTTGTCATTCTGGCGAATGATGGATGTTATGCTATG GTAGGTCAAGTACATGAAGGCCCCATGGGGGTCATTCAGAGGTCAATGGTGCGGTCCTGTCCCCATGTGTGGTTTGAGAGATCCGAGAATAAAGATCGCCATGCGGTGGCCAAAAG GTTGAAAGACCATATTGCTGATAAAACTAAGCTGCCAATCCTGATCTTCCCAGAGG GAACTTGCATTAATAATACGTCAGTCATGATGTTCAAGAAGGGAAGCTTTGAAATCGGTGGAACTATATATCCAGTAGCAATCAAG TATGACCCTCAGTTTGGAGATGCCTTCTGGAACAGTGCCAAGTACAACATAGTGAGCTACATCCTCAGAATGATGACAAGCTGGGCCATTGTGTGCAACGTATGGTACCTCCCACCTATGACTCgacag GATGGAGAGGATGCTGTTCACTTTGCTAACAGAGTGAAATCAGCCATAGCACAGCAGGCAAGTCTGGTGAATTTGTCCTG GGATGGAGGACTGAAGAGGGAAAAGGTGAAAGAATCATTAAAGAATGAGCAGAAGAAGAACTACAGTCGTACGATCAAAGGGTTATAA